In Palleronia sp. LCG004, a single window of DNA contains:
- a CDS encoding flagellar basal body-associated FliL family protein, giving the protein MIAKLLPIVLVLVGLGAGVGAGVALRPEADPESGHDAELAAGEGGPCGIDPNAVDDHGAGAAPAKKSTMPAADSEFVRLADQFVVPVIEGDKVKSLVVMTLSVETAPGLQDAILARTPKLRDGFLRVMLDHANIGGFDGSFTSNGSMETLRRGFLETARQQFPEGIRDVLVLEINRQDIA; this is encoded by the coding sequence ATGATCGCGAAACTCCTTCCAATCGTCCTCGTCCTCGTCGGTCTCGGCGCGGGCGTGGGCGCGGGCGTGGCCCTGCGCCCCGAGGCCGATCCCGAAAGCGGGCACGATGCCGAACTCGCCGCCGGCGAGGGGGGCCCTTGCGGCATCGACCCCAACGCGGTGGACGACCACGGTGCCGGGGCCGCCCCCGCCAAGAAAAGCACTATGCCCGCCGCCGATTCCGAATTCGTCCGGCTGGCCGATCAGTTCGTCGTGCCGGTGATCGAGGGCGACAAGGTCAAGTCGCTCGTCGTGATGACCCTGTCGGTCGAAACCGCCCCCGGCCTGCAGGACGCGATCCTGGCCCGCACGCCCAAGCTTCGCGACGGGTTCCTGCGGGTAATGCTCGACCATGCCAATATCGGCGGGTTCGACGGGTCGTTCACATCGAACGGATCCATGGAAACGCTGCGCCGGGGCTTTCTCGAGACGGCGAGACAGCAATTCCCCGAGGGCATCCGCGACGTCCTCGTGCTCGAGATCAACCGTCAGGACATCGCCTGA
- the flgH gene encoding flagellar basal body L-ring protein FlgH, translating into MIRYGLIAVCMGLLTIPACGRIKDVGKTPELSPVVTSPELAAMRSPGLPRYLEPDRTVDQASLWTGQRGSLLGNRRAETRGDIVTVVIEIDDRAEISNSSERTRSGSENMGIPSMVGIPQRINRSLPEGAQMADAISTNSRSASAGDGSVRRNEQLTLRVAATVTDVLSNGALAIEGRQEVRVNFEVRELIVTGFVRPEDISRQNTIAYDKIAAARISYGGRGQITDVQQPRYGQQIADILLPF; encoded by the coding sequence ATGATCCGCTACGGTCTCATTGCAGTATGCATGGGTTTGCTGACGATCCCCGCTTGCGGACGCATCAAGGACGTCGGCAAGACGCCCGAGCTCAGCCCCGTCGTGACGAGCCCCGAGCTCGCCGCGATGCGCAGCCCCGGCCTGCCCCGCTATCTCGAGCCCGACCGCACGGTCGATCAGGCCTCGCTCTGGACCGGGCAGCGCGGATCGCTTCTGGGCAACCGGCGCGCCGAGACGCGTGGCGACATCGTCACCGTCGTGATCGAGATCGACGACCGGGCCGAGATCTCGAACTCCTCCGAGCGAACCCGTTCCGGATCCGAGAACATGGGCATCCCCTCGATGGTCGGCATCCCGCAGCGCATCAACCGGAGCCTTCCCGAAGGCGCCCAGATGGCGGACGCGATCTCGACCAATTCGCGCAGCGCAAGCGCCGGCGACGGGTCCGTCCGCCGCAACGAACAGCTGACCCTGCGCGTCGCGGCCACCGTGACGGACGTTCTCAGCAACGGCGCGCTCGCCATCGAGGGGCGCCAGGAGGTGCGTGTGAACTTCGAGGTGCGCGAGCTCATCGTGACGGGCTTCGTGCGCCCCGAGGACATCTCACGCCAGAACACGATCGCCTACGACAAGATCGCCGCCGCGCGCATCTCCTATGGCGGCCGAGGCCAGATCACCGACGTTCAGCAGCCGCGCTACGGCCAGCAGATCGCCGATATCCTCCTGCCCTTCTGA
- the flgA gene encoding flagellar basal body P-ring formation chaperone FlgA — protein sequence MIRTILLCLVAAGPASADMIVAAQTIRAKTIIEPEHLSTAPGDAAGAIEDADALLGQEARVTLYAGRPIRSGDVGPPAIIERNEIVTMNFSSAGITISTEARALDRAGVGDRIRAMNLTSRNTVFGTVTEDGSIFVDGVMK from the coding sequence ATGATCCGGACGATCCTCCTCTGCCTCGTCGCGGCGGGCCCCGCCTCCGCCGACATGATCGTCGCGGCGCAGACGATCCGCGCCAAGACCATCATCGAACCCGAACACCTGTCCACGGCACCGGGCGACGCCGCCGGTGCCATCGAGGATGCAGATGCGCTGCTGGGTCAGGAGGCCCGCGTCACGCTCTATGCCGGCCGCCCGATCCGCTCGGGCGATGTCGGCCCGCCCGCGATCATCGAGCGCAACGAGATCGTGACGATGAACTTCTCGAGTGCCGGGATCACGATCAGCACCGAGGCCCGCGCACTCGACCGCGCGGGCGTCGGCGATCGCATCCGGGCAATGAACCTCACTTCGCGCAACACCGTCTTCGGCACCGTGACCGAGGACGGCAGCATCTTCGTCGATGGAGTTATGAAATGA
- the flgG gene encoding flagellar basal-body rod protein FlgG yields the protein MRALSIAATGMSAQQTRVEVISNNLANMNTTGYNARRAEFADLHYQQVSRPGTISSTTGTQLPTGVQLGLGVRTAAISMDVEQGTLDQTGGDLDVAIEGAGFLEVTLPNGDPAYTRDGALKRTGEGLIVTSDGHPVAPDIVIPVETMSISINGDGEVYAYFRDQVDPQLLGQLTLSSFSNVKGLEAIGSNLFVESPASGPAIVGDPGQDGLGMFRQGYLENSSVDAVRQITHLIEAQRGYELNSKVITAADQMLGATTQIR from the coding sequence ATGCGTGCCCTTTCCATCGCCGCCACCGGCATGTCCGCCCAGCAGACCCGCGTCGAGGTGATCTCCAACAACCTCGCCAACATGAACACCACGGGCTACAATGCCCGCCGCGCCGAATTCGCCGACCTGCACTATCAGCAGGTCAGCCGCCCCGGCACGATCTCGTCGACGACCGGCACGCAGCTTCCGACCGGCGTGCAGCTGGGCCTCGGCGTGCGCACGGCGGCGATCAGCATGGATGTCGAACAGGGCACGCTCGACCAAACCGGAGGCGATCTCGACGTCGCGATCGAGGGCGCGGGCTTTCTGGAGGTGACGCTGCCGAACGGCGACCCGGCCTATACCCGCGACGGCGCGCTCAAGCGCACCGGAGAGGGCCTCATCGTGACCTCCGACGGCCACCCCGTCGCCCCCGACATCGTCATCCCAGTCGAGACGATGTCGATCTCGATCAATGGCGACGGCGAGGTCTATGCGTATTTCCGCGATCAGGTCGATCCGCAGCTCCTGGGCCAGCTCACGCTGTCGAGCTTCTCGAACGTGAAGGGCCTCGAGGCGATTGGCTCGAACCTCTTCGTCGAGAGCCCGGCTTCCGGGCCCGCAATCGTCGGAGATCCGGGCCAGGACGGCCTCGGCATGTTCCGCCAGGGCTATCTCGAGAACAGTTCGGTCGATGCGGTGCGCCAGATCACCCACCTGATCGAGGCCCAGCGCGGATACGAGCTCAACTCGAAGGTGATCACCGCCGCCGACCAGATGCTCGGCGCGACGACGCAGATCCGATGA
- a CDS encoding flagellar hook-basal body complex protein: MDNAGYTTLTRQSGLMREMQMIAHNVANSATQGYRSENMVFSEHVKRLDGDDAPSLSMAEGNTFYNSDIQGGVSATGGKFDFAIEGDGYFLIETPDGEALTRAGNFTPSAEGELVTADGLRVLDAGGAPIFIPPNAAISVASDGTISADDQPIAQLGLWRPGEITDVTRREGVLFDLTAAPVAVENGVILQGHLEGSNVDPIAQIARMIEVQRAYEMGQSFLEKEDGRIRAVLTTLGR; the protein is encoded by the coding sequence ATGGATAACGCAGGCTACACGACCCTTACCCGCCAGTCGGGACTGATGCGCGAGATGCAGATGATCGCGCACAACGTCGCCAACAGCGCCACGCAGGGCTACCGGTCCGAGAACATGGTGTTCTCCGAGCACGTGAAGCGCCTCGACGGCGACGACGCGCCGTCCCTGTCGATGGCCGAGGGTAACACGTTCTATAATTCCGACATCCAGGGCGGTGTCTCGGCGACGGGCGGCAAGTTCGACTTCGCGATCGAGGGCGACGGCTATTTCCTGATCGAGACGCCCGACGGCGAGGCCCTGACGCGGGCCGGCAACTTCACGCCTTCTGCCGAGGGCGAGCTCGTCACCGCCGACGGCCTGCGCGTGCTCGATGCGGGCGGCGCGCCAATCTTCATCCCGCCCAACGCCGCGATCTCGGTCGCATCCGACGGGACGATCAGCGCCGACGACCAGCCCATCGCGCAGCTCGGCCTCTGGCGGCCGGGCGAGATCACCGACGTGACCCGCCGCGAGGGCGTGCTCTTCGACCTGACCGCAGCCCCCGTCGCGGTCGAGAACGGCGTGATCCTGCAGGGTCATCTCGAGGGGTCGAACGTCGATCCGATCGCGCAGATCGCCCGCATGATCGAAGTGCAGCGCGCCTACGAGATGGGCCAGTCCTTCCTCGAAAAGGAGGATGGCCGGATCCGCGCCGTCCTCACCACTCTCGGACGCTAA
- a CDS encoding flagellar biosynthetic protein FliQ: MNETIFYDTLRQGLWVSVTISTPILAVALVAGLTIGLFQALTSVQEMTLTFVPKLLAIVGVFWITMGFMTKTLVSFFDNTIIPLIAAG; encoded by the coding sequence ATGAACGAAACCATCTTCTACGACACGCTCCGCCAAGGGCTCTGGGTCTCGGTCACGATCTCGACCCCGATCCTGGCGGTCGCGCTGGTCGCGGGGCTCACCATCGGGCTCTTCCAAGCGCTGACCTCGGTGCAGGAGATGACGCTGACCTTCGTGCCGAAGCTTCTCGCCATCGTCGGCGTCTTCTGGATCACAATGGGGTTCATGACCAAGACGCTGGTGTCCTTCTTCGACAACACGATCATTCCGCTTATTGCCGCAGGTTGA
- the fliE gene encoding flagellar hook-basal body complex protein FliE, with translation MDINAALAAQRYTASRPATAPDPTVEAAGAAASDFMATLQKTEETAKAALVGQADTHALVQAMAESKFAVDTAVTVRDKVVEAYQEILRMPV, from the coding sequence ATGGACATCAATGCCGCCCTCGCAGCACAGCGATACACTGCGTCCCGCCCGGCCACGGCACCCGATCCGACCGTCGAGGCCGCCGGTGCCGCCGCCTCCGACTTCATGGCGACGCTGCAGAAGACCGAAGAGACCGCGAAGGCCGCGCTGGTCGGCCAGGCCGATACCCACGCTCTGGTCCAGGCGATGGCCGAATCGAAATTCGCCGTCGATACGGCCGTGACGGTGCGCGACAAGGTCGTCGAGGCCTATCAGGAAATCCTCCGCATGCCGGTCTGA
- the flgC gene encoding flagellar basal body rod protein FlgC translates to MADILGTLSISASGMQAQAERLRHTSENIANADTPGYRRKTMAFETLMQTGGVEAGRVQLSKAELPQIHDPAHPLADENGNYAGSNVDLIVEIADAREAQRSYDANLKMFDQARKMNQGLLELLRR, encoded by the coding sequence ATGGCCGACATCCTCGGTACGCTCTCCATTTCCGCATCGGGCATGCAGGCGCAGGCCGAACGGCTGCGCCACACGTCCGAGAACATCGCCAACGCCGACACGCCCGGCTATCGCCGCAAGACCATGGCCTTCGAGACGCTCATGCAGACGGGCGGCGTCGAGGCCGGGCGCGTCCAGCTTTCCAAGGCGGAACTGCCGCAGATCCACGATCCGGCCCATCCACTTGCAGACGAGAACGGGAATTACGCCGGATCGAATGTCGACCTCATCGTCGAGATCGCGGACGCCCGCGAGGCGCAGCGATCCTACGACGCGAACCTCAAGATGTTCGATCAGGCCCGCAAGATGAACCAGGGGCTGCTCGAGCTACTCCGCCGCTAA
- a CDS encoding FlgB family protein, which translates to MIQTGLMKMVHDAASHAANRQTLIARNIANADTPGYRASDLASFAESLDALGIELRTTRAGHLPASGGAASDRFAVIERTTEGSPNGNNVSLENEMMQSTEAEQQHQTALSIYSSARDILRTSLGRTG; encoded by the coding sequence ATGATACAGACCGGCCTGATGAAGATGGTGCACGACGCCGCGAGCCACGCGGCCAATCGCCAGACGCTGATCGCACGCAACATCGCCAATGCCGACACGCCCGGCTACCGCGCGAGCGACCTCGCGAGCTTTGCCGAGAGCCTCGACGCGCTCGGAATCGAGCTGCGGACGACGCGCGCCGGACATCTCCCCGCTTCCGGCGGGGCGGCCTCCGATCGTTTCGCCGTCATCGAACGCACGACCGAAGGCTCGCCCAACGGCAACAATGTCTCGCTCGAGAACGAGATGATGCAATCGACCGAGGCCGAACAGCAGCACCAGACGGCACTTTCCATCTATTCGAGCGCGCGCGACATCCTGCGCACGTCGCTCGGCCGGACGGGCTGA
- a CDS encoding FliI/YscN family ATPase encodes MSRISFENVEASVRDLRVSRAMGRISSVGGGSVRVAGLTRAAAIGDLVRLDAASGPIGGEVIGIDAEGITVLTDATPRGLAIGTRVVHLGPATLSPDDSWVGRIIDPLGRPLDGRPLLPGTTRRGIDGDAPEAATRRGLGARLSTGFCVFNTFLPLVRGQRIGLFAGSGVGKSTLMAGLAQKVQADITVIALVGERGRELREFTDRVLGPEGMARCVVVAATSDQSASMRRRCAPAAMSVAEHFRDQGKQVLLLTDSVTRFADAHREIALTQGEQPSLQGHPPSLVPLITGLCERAGPGSMECAGDITAIFTVLVAGSDMEGAVADTLRGVLDGHVVLDRQIAERGRFPAIDLLRSVSRALPHAASDQENTLIAEGRRLIGAFERAEMMIQAGLYAKGSDKTIDSAIHAHPLLDNFIAQSETKDVHGSFVSLARCLSRKS; translated from the coding sequence ATGTCGCGGATCAGTTTCGAGAATGTGGAAGCGAGCGTCAGGGACCTGCGCGTATCGCGCGCGATGGGCCGGATCTCGTCGGTGGGCGGCGGTTCGGTCAGGGTCGCGGGGCTGACGCGTGCGGCCGCGATCGGCGACCTGGTCCGGCTCGACGCGGCGTCTGGCCCGATCGGGGGCGAGGTCATCGGCATCGACGCCGAGGGTATCACCGTTCTGACCGACGCGACGCCGCGCGGCCTCGCCATCGGAACGCGGGTCGTCCATCTCGGGCCCGCGACGCTCAGCCCCGACGATTCGTGGGTCGGCCGCATCATCGATCCGCTCGGGCGGCCGCTCGACGGGCGGCCGCTGCTGCCGGGGACCACGCGCCGCGGGATCGACGGCGACGCGCCCGAAGCCGCGACGCGCCGGGGTCTGGGTGCACGCCTCTCGACGGGGTTCTGCGTCTTCAACACGTTCCTTCCGCTCGTGCGCGGACAGCGGATCGGCCTCTTCGCGGGGTCGGGCGTGGGCAAGTCCACGCTGATGGCGGGCCTCGCCCAGAAGGTGCAGGCCGACATCACGGTCATCGCGCTCGTGGGCGAACGCGGGCGCGAGCTGCGGGAATTCACCGATCGCGTGCTGGGCCCCGAGGGCATGGCGCGCTGCGTCGTCGTCGCCGCGACCTCGGACCAGTCCGCATCGATGCGGCGCAGATGCGCACCCGCCGCGATGAGCGTGGCCGAACATTTCCGCGACCAGGGCAAGCAGGTGCTGCTTTTAACCGATTCTGTCACGCGGTTCGCCGACGCGCATCGCGAGATCGCGCTGACGCAGGGCGAGCAGCCGTCGCTGCAGGGTCATCCGCCCTCTCTCGTCCCGCTCATCACCGGGCTATGCGAGCGCGCGGGCCCGGGATCGATGGAATGCGCGGGCGACATCACCGCGATCTTCACCGTTCTCGTGGCAGGGTCCGACATGGAAGGGGCGGTGGCCGACACACTGCGCGGCGTGCTCGACGGGCATGTCGTTCTGGACCGGCAAATCGCCGAGCGGGGCCGCTTTCCGGCCATCGACCTTCTCAGATCCGTGAGTAGGGCATTGCCGCATGCGGCGAGCGATCAGGAAAACACGCTCATCGCCGAAGGCCGTCGCCTAATCGGTGCCTTCGAGCGGGCCGAGATGATGATCCAGGCCGGGCTTTACGCGAAGGGAAGCGACAAGACGATCGACTCGGCGATCCACGCGCATCCGCTGCTCGACAACTTCATCGCGCAGTCGGAAACGAAGGATGTGCATGGCAGTTTCGTGTCGCTCGCGCGCTGCCTGTCGCGCAAGTCCTGA
- a CDS encoding DUF1217 domain-containing protein: MTFQPVVPFSGPTGWSFLQRTRETQQEAFQQSAVIKRNTDAFRERIGKIGSAEELVKDRQLLEVALGAFGLDEDINNKFLIEKMLTSDTTSKTSMTSRFADKRYETFSKAFGFGDPFGPKIGEKGFADRIVDAYNERQFEIAVGQESTDMRLAMGMSRDLEEITSKKGSADGAWFSVMANTPLRTVMETALGLPKSVGMLDLDQQLNQFRDRAQRVFGVSEVADFADPELQDKMRELYLIRAQMENGSGGNSPASIALSLLSS; encoded by the coding sequence ATGACCTTCCAGCCCGTCGTTCCCTTCTCCGGCCCGACGGGCTGGTCGTTTCTGCAGCGCACCCGCGAAACGCAGCAGGAAGCGTTCCAGCAAAGCGCCGTGATCAAGCGCAACACCGATGCGTTCCGCGAGCGCATCGGCAAGATCGGCTCGGCCGAGGAACTGGTGAAGGATCGCCAACTGCTTGAAGTGGCCCTCGGGGCCTTCGGTCTAGACGAGGACATCAACAATAAGTTTCTGATCGAGAAGATGCTGACCTCGGATACCACGTCAAAGACCTCGATGACGTCGCGCTTCGCCGACAAGCGGTACGAGACCTTCTCCAAGGCGTTCGGATTCGGCGATCCCTTCGGTCCCAAAATCGGCGAGAAGGGGTTCGCCGACCGCATCGTCGATGCCTACAACGAACGCCAGTTCGAAATCGCGGTGGGTCAGGAATCGACCGACATGCGCCTGGCGATGGGAATGTCCCGCGACCTCGAAGAAATCACCTCGAAAAAAGGGTCGGCAGACGGCGCGTGGTTCTCGGTCATGGCCAACACGCCCTTGCGGACCGTCATGGAGACGGCGCTCGGCCTGCCGAAATCGGTAGGCATGCTCGATCTCGATCAGCAGCTGAACCAGTTCCGCGACCGCGCCCAGCGCGTCTTCGGCGTCTCCGAGGTCGCGGATTTCGCCGATCCCGAGCTGCAGGACAAGATGCGCGAACTCTATCTCATCCGAGCGCAGATGGAGAACGGGTCCGGCGGGAACAGCCCGGCCTCGATCGCCCTGTCGCTTCTGTCGAGCTGA
- the flbT gene encoding flagellar biosynthesis repressor FlbT: MSGLVLKLGPNERVLINGAVIENGNRRSRLNIKTPGANILRLRDAIHPDEAQTPVRKLCYVAQLVLSGDQDMAFARVELAKGINQLMDVLKDPDSRIVLGEALSAVKENQPYYILKSLRKLLPLEDRLLGVAAE, translated from the coding sequence ATGAGCGGCCTCGTCCTCAAGCTGGGACCGAACGAGCGTGTCCTGATCAACGGTGCCGTGATCGAGAACGGCAACCGCCGGTCCCGCCTCAACATCAAGACGCCCGGTGCGAACATCCTGCGCCTGCGCGACGCGATCCACCCCGACGAAGCGCAGACGCCGGTGCGCAAGCTGTGCTACGTCGCGCAGCTGGTCCTGTCGGGAGATCAGGACATGGCATTCGCACGCGTCGAACTTGCCAAGGGGATCAATCAGCTGATGGACGTCCTCAAGGACCCCGACAGCCGGATCGTCCTGGGCGAGGCGCTGAGTGCCGTGAAGGAAAATCAGCCCTATTACATCCTTAAATCGTTGCGCAAGCTCCTCCCGCTCGAGGATCGCCTGCTCGGAGTGGCAGCAGAATGA
- the flaF gene encoding flagellar biosynthesis regulator FlaF: MNTSLMAKNAYASSDAPIRTASNREYDAFARITSDLKSADSFVEKAHALQKNRDLWSILAADLSNAANALPPALRADILSLAVFTDKHTSKVLKDKAPIDILIDINTTMMRGLRQQGAPR, translated from the coding sequence GTGAACACATCCTTGATGGCAAAAAATGCCTACGCATCCAGCGACGCGCCGATCCGCACGGCGTCAAATCGGGAATACGATGCCTTCGCCAGGATCACTTCCGATCTGAAATCCGCGGATTCCTTCGTGGAAAAGGCGCATGCGCTTCAAAAGAACCGCGATCTGTGGAGCATCCTCGCCGCCGATCTGTCGAACGCCGCCAATGCCCTTCCCCCGGCCCTTCGCGCCGATATCCTGTCGCTTGCCGTCTTCACCGACAAGCACACGAGCAAGGTCCTGAAGGACAAGGCTCCGATCGACATCCTCATCGACATCAACACGACCATGATGCGCGGACTGCGCCAGCAGGGGGCACCGCGATGA
- a CDS encoding flagellin yields the protein MTSILTNNGAMTALQTLRATNNSLEATQNEIATGKKVSSAKDNAAIWAVSKTMETDVSSFKVVKDSLGVAESTVSTGLAGAERVADILTQMKDLAAGAMTDGTDFGKVQAQMAKKAEELTSVINGTQMNGINLLKTDIGNGGATFSALASLDRTNGTATTTANTITVTSVDFEADIDPTTITGITDATTAGTALGEIEAFLEVAIAGAATLGSAAENISSQKEFIGSLASSLESGIGSLVDADMEEASARLKALQTQQQLGVQSLSIANQAPGAIMSLFR from the coding sequence ATGACCAGCATTCTGACCAACAACGGCGCGATGACGGCTCTGCAAACCCTGCGTGCCACCAACAACAGCCTGGAAGCGACGCAAAACGAGATCGCAACCGGCAAGAAAGTCTCCTCGGCGAAAGACAATGCCGCGATCTGGGCCGTGTCCAAGACGATGGAAACCGACGTGTCGTCGTTCAAGGTCGTGAAGGACAGCCTCGGCGTCGCCGAGTCCACGGTGTCGACCGGTCTTGCCGGTGCGGAGCGTGTTGCCGACATCCTGACGCAAATGAAGGACCTCGCTGCCGGTGCCATGACCGACGGCACCGATTTCGGTAAGGTTCAGGCGCAGATGGCGAAGAAAGCCGAGGAACTGACCTCGGTGATCAACGGCACGCAGATGAACGGCATCAACCTGCTGAAAACCGATATCGGCAACGGCGGCGCGACGTTCTCTGCGCTGGCGTCGCTCGACCGCACGAACGGCACGGCCACGACGACGGCCAACACCATCACGGTGACGTCCGTCGATTTCGAGGCGGATATCGATCCCACCACGATCACCGGGATCACCGATGCCACGACCGCTGGTACCGCGCTCGGCGAAATCGAAGCCTTCCTTGAAGTGGCCATTGCTGGTGCCGCGACCCTGGGTTCGGCCGCCGAGAACATCAGCAGCCAGAAAGAGTTCATCGGTTCGCTGGCGAGCTCGCTGGAATCCGGTATCGGCTCGCTCGTCGATGCCGACATGGAAGAAGCCTCTGCCCGCCTGAAGGCGCTGCAGACCCAGCAGCAGCTGGGTGTCCAGTCGCTGTCGATCGCCAACCAGGCGCCCGGCGCGATCATGTCGCTCTTCCGCTAA
- a CDS encoding ATP-binding cassette domain-containing protein has protein sequence MAKGLTLDRVEILLGGTPLIAIGRHVAPGEVLSIMGPSGVGKSSLLAFLIGTLAPAFEARGRVLLDGQDIGTLPTERRQIGILFQDDLLFPHLSVAGNLGFGLRGGGRTERRDTIERALDEVGLAGFGPRDPATLSGGQRARVALMRTLLARPRALLLDEAFSRLDAARRDATRAMVFATARARALPVIMVTHDAEDARAAQGPIIRLNFET, from the coding sequence ATGGCTAAGGGACTGACGCTCGACCGGGTCGAGATCCTGCTCGGGGGCACACCGCTTATCGCGATCGGCCGGCATGTCGCCCCGGGCGAGGTCCTGTCGATCATGGGGCCTTCGGGCGTGGGCAAATCGTCACTGCTCGCGTTTCTCATCGGCACCCTCGCCCCCGCCTTCGAGGCGCGGGGCCGTGTCCTGCTCGACGGGCAGGATATCGGCACCCTCCCGACCGAGCGGCGGCAGATCGGCATCCTTTTCCAGGACGACCTGCTGTTCCCGCATCTGAGCGTCGCCGGAAATCTGGGGTTCGGCCTGAGAGGCGGCGGCCGGACCGAGCGGCGCGACACGATCGAGCGCGCGCTCGACGAGGTGGGGCTGGCGGGGTTCGGTCCCCGCGATCCCGCCACGCTGTCGGGCGGTCAGCGCGCGCGCGTGGCGCTGATGCGGACGCTTCTCGCACGGCCGCGCGCGCTGCTTCTCGACGAAGCGTTCTCCCGTCTCGACGCGGCGCGGCGAGACGCCACGCGGGCGATGGTCTTCGCGACGGCCCGGGCGCGTGCGCTGCCCGTCATCATGGTCACCCACGACGCCGAGGACGCCCGCGCCGCGCAGGGTCCGATCATCCGCCTGAACTTTGAAACTTAA